The proteins below are encoded in one region of Penicillium psychrofluorescens genome assembly, chromosome: 4:
- a CDS encoding uncharacterized protein (ID:PFLUO_007107-T1.cds;~source:funannotate) codes for MASADFSKGTNALEKPSPIWTPRVPQDQIPINIYRAHINRKFNQKLRSSQELHQWSVDNLQDFWTDLHQYTGVIPALPPTVTTAYDPNTPMEKVPEFFRGATVNYAENVLSGRDLDKKALVGVREGQGLSGEVWNWGLLRENVRKARSALLQLGVKEGDRVSAIISTSVWSVGLFLATASIGAIWTSIAPDLGEEGCLSRLQQVTPRVLFADSESTYKGRFKSNVPKIRNIVKAMKSKPQVFLVPITGNHEQAFPSLDSFLSMSQPSHTLEFKRVPFSQPLYILYTSGTTGQPKCLVHSHSVILQHKKTSVLHNSLTTDDVVFQYSSTSWVLWNIMIGHLSVGPTLVLYDGSPLWPTPKTMVEIAEHHRVTYWGVSPRYLQELEMSGCIPKNEFDLSSMKMVQTGGSHLGADQYHWFYRAFPPSIHLTSVTGGTDLVTSWIGTDPAGPLYPGEIQLPMLGQDVDVADPITGESTKTTGQHGEFVCRKPFPSMPVFFWGDKDGEKYKSTYFDKFENCWAQHDWASYNPLTKGWQIHGRSDGVLNPQGIRFGSSDIYSITESAPFNSVISATLCVGRRRLQRDTDESVFLFVVMQPNKPYSSQLALELKDAIRSGLSSKHVPRFVIEVKEVPMTVNGKKVETLVKQVICSGQLPKTISSTVANPGCLDHFRQFYDLEANKESRSKL; via the exons ATGGCTAGTGCAGACTTCTCCAAGGGCACTAATGCCCTCGAAAAGCCAAGCCCTATATGGACGCCCAGGGTGCCGCAGGACCAGATCCCCATCAACATCTACCGTGCCCATATCAACCGCAAGTTCAACCAGAAGCTGCGATCATCGCAGGAGCTGCATCAATGGTCCGTCGACAACTTGCAGGATTTCTGGACGGACCTCCACCAGTACACGGGCGTCATTCCAGCCTTGCCCCCGACAGTCACCACTGCCTATGACCCCAACACTCCCATGGAAAAAGTGCCTGAGTTCTTTCGTGGTGCAACCGTCAACTATGCGGAAAATGTGCTTTCGGGCAGAGACCTCGACAAGAAGGCCTTGGTTGGAGTCCGTGAAGGGCAAGGCTTGAGCGGCGAGGTCTGGAACTGGGGCCTGTTGAGAGAGAATGTTAGAAAGGCTAGAAGTGCCTTGTTGCAGCTTGGGGTCAAGGAGGGAGACCGTGTGTCAGCCATTATCTCAACCAGCGTGTGGTCTGTTGGATTATTCCTGGCCACCGCAAGCATTGGTGCCATCTGGACCAGTATTGCACCGGACCTTGGTGAAGAG GGATGTCTGTCCCGACTGCAACAAGTCACACCGCGGGTTTTGTTTGCCGATAGCGAATCGACTTACAAGGGTAGGTTTAAGTCAAACGTACCCAAGATTCGCAATATCGTCAAGGCCATGAAATCCAAGCCCCAGGTATTTTTGGTTCCCATCACTGGCAATCACGAGCAGGCATTCCCGAGCCTCGATTCATTTTTGTCAATGTCGCAGCCAAGTCATACCTTGGAGTTCAAGAGAGTTCCATTCTCACAACCATTGTACATTCTCTACACCAGCGGCACCACGGGACAGCCAAAGTGCTTGGTCCACAGTCACAGCGTCATTCTACAACACAAAAAGACATCGGTCTTGCACAACTCGTTGACCACTGATGATGTTGTGTTCCAGTACAGCAGCACTTCATGGGTGCTATGGAACATCATGATTGGCCATCTGTCTGTCGGCCCGACTCTGGTTCTATACGACGGATCACCGCTGTGGCCAACCCCGAAGACGATGGTGGAGATCGCTGAGCATCATCGGGTGACATACTGGGGGGTGTCTCCGCGCTAtctgcaggagctggagatgtcTGGATGTATTCCCAAGAATGAGTTCGACTTGTCCTCCATGAAGATGGTGCAGACGGGAGGGTCCCATCTTGGAGCCGACCAGTATCACTGGTTCTACCGCGCATTCCCACCTAGCATCCATCTCACTAGCGTCACTGGTGGCACAGATTTGGTGACGTCCTGGATCGGAACCGACCCTGCAGGCCCCCTATATCCCGGCGAGATTCAGCTTCCCATGTTGGGCCAGGATGTGGATGTCGCTGATCCTATCACGGGAGAGTCGACCAAGACCACTGGGCAGCATGGTGAATTCGTATGTCGCAAGCCATTTCCATCCATGCCAGTCTTTTTCTGGGGTGATAAAGACGGAGAAAAGTACAAGAGCACGTATTTCGACAAGTTCGAGAACTGCTGGGCTCAGCATGATTGGGCAAGCTACAATCCCTTGACCAAGGGATGGCAGATTCACGGTAGAAG TGACGGTGTGTTGAACCCGCAGGGCATTCGCTTTGGGTCGTCAGACATCTATTCAATTACCGAGTCGGCCCCCTTCAATTCGGTGATCTCAGCCACTCTGTGTGTTGGGCGACGGAGACTGCAACGAGACACTGATGAATCTGTTTTCCTGTTTGTCGTGATGCAGCCCAACAAGCCTTACAGTAGCCAACTCGCACTGGAACTGAAAGATGCCATCCGCAGTGGACTAAGTAGCAAGCATGTCCCGCGTTTTGTGATTGAGGTGAAGGAGGTACCCATGAcggtcaatggcaagaaggtcgaAACCTTGGTCAAACAGGTAATTTGTTCGGGCCAGCTTCCCAAGACAATCAGCAGCACTGTGGCAAATCCGGGATGTTTGGATCACTTCAGACAGTTTTATGATCTCGAGGCAAACAAGGAGAGCAGGAGCAAGCTATAA
- a CDS encoding uncharacterized protein (ID:PFLUO_007104-T1.cds;~source:funannotate), with translation MPKFVLVTGATGFIGAHIVDALLARGLRVRGATRSLEKGDAMIKTRLQYREKLEFVQIDDFEHPGGLVEAVRGVDGVIHAASPFTYNTTNNERELVTPAINGVRAVLEAASTNPQITRIVLTSSFASVLDVNRKDQPYFTYTGADWNPLTYEESVDPATSAVVAYRGSKKFAELEAWKYIKEHSPNFDIVALCPPMTFGPVVHPVSNVKNLNESNAMLWKIAEGAKPLPVSRVPFWIDVRDLAIAHVESLLRSEVGGKRYVPSSPERFSYGLAAKIMTEEFPPLNDKVSQEEQTIDESCGLDGQTVAKELGYEYHSFRDTVKDLVAQAIALSKKSS, from the exons ATGCCGAAATTCGTTCTGGTCACCGGCGCAACTGGCTTCATCGGCGCCCACATAGTGGACGCGCTGCTTGCTCGCGGCCTGCGCGTGCGGGGTGCAACGCGTTCATTAGAAAAAGGCGATGCGATGATAAAGACGCGCTTACAATATAGAGAAAAGCTCGAATTTGTTCAGATTGACGATTTTGAACATCCTGGGGGTCTGGTGGAAGCCGTCAGGGGGGTAGATGGGGTAATTCACGCTGCCAGT CCATTTACCTACAATACAACAAACAACGAGCGAGAGCTCGTTACCCCTGCCATCAACGGTGTACGTGCAGTTCTCGAAGCTGCTAGCACCAACCCACAGATAACTCGCATTGTCCTTACTTCTTCGTTTGCGTCCGTTCTCGATGTAAATCGAAAGGATCAGCCTTACTTCACATACACCGGGGCGGACTGGAATCCCCTCACCTACGAAGAATCGGTCGATCCAGCAACAAGCGCTGTCGTCGCCTATCGCGGCTCGAAGAAGTTCGCAGAGCTCGAGGCCTGGAAGTATATCAAAGAACATAGCCCAAATTTTGACATCGTCGCCCTCTGCCCGCCAATGACCTTCGGACCGGTAGTGCATCCTGTCTCCAACGTGAAGAATCTCAACGAATCCAATGCTATGCTGTGGAAGATTGCCGAGGGAGCGAAACCTCTTCCTGTTTCCCGAGTCCCATTCTGGATCGACGTCCGCGACCTTGCTATTGCACATGTGGAGTCGCTTCTTCGCAGTGAGGTAGGCGGCAAACGATACGTGCCATCCTCTCCAGAGCGATTTTCCTATGGGCTGGCTGCAAAGATCATGACGGAGGAGTTTCCGCCTTTGAACGATAAGGTGTCACAAGAGGAACAAACAATTGACGAATCGTGCGGCTTGGACGGGCAAACTGTCGCGAAGGAATTGGGATATGAGTATCACTCTTTCCGGGATACGGTGAAGGACCTTGTAGCGCAAGCCATTGCGTTGAGTAAAAAGTCCTCTTAG
- a CDS encoding uncharacterized protein (ID:PFLUO_007106-T1.cds;~source:funannotate), whose amino-acid sequence MSQPLKPSTADEGFILSTPALENPATSDPIFQRILQWHLPDDVLAKISPDLRSFGAEAISDEINTLIGNAESQPPYIKTRNVWGARYEADRLVTSTGWKELGKWGLKNGVVGRGYEDEFGPYRRVVQHAFNYIFSAASAAYSCPVSMTSGAARLFRHQLPSVPADHPFHELYAKLIARENSWVSAQWMTERPGGSDVRNSETVAVYSPLASKTGRFGNMEEGDYLVSGFKFFCSATDCNIILLLAKTESGELSLFVAPTKKTAFDANGDKKEVSNGIRIHRLKNKMGTKELPTAEVELKDVRAHLVGPKDRGIATIALLLNTTRTHNFITAVSCLRRALDIAKAFARARTTIDQPLWTFPMHLNVLSQLEVKHRGWLQLAFFTSSLLGFVDNGFPTGIPAHYKVLAASPNAALVALRVLTSTSKAVVCKSATLAFQECQEAMGGVGYMDEPEEPEFNVSRLWRDTASNSVWEGTTNVLASETVRHLMNGRNLEIFGSWITDAAAQVSEPAFRAALENVWSALREKLAAGQDKRGLSGVLSIGRQIMFTLAWLVSGILLVLDAQRDTDGVAREVARRWVLEGQGVPGEFAFTDLIYQRSASVQDKRPTERERTQWDCRIVWDMDLPSTASAGFRAAKI is encoded by the exons ATGTCTCAACCTCTCAAGCCTTCGACCGCCGATGAGGGGTTTATCCTCTCGACACCGGCCCTAGAGAATCCAGCGACCTCTGACCCGATCTTTCAACGCATCTTGCAGT GGCATCTGCCAGATGACGTCCTCGCAAAGATCTCTCCAGACCTCCGCAGCTTCGGTGCCGAAGCAATTTCCGATGAAATAAATACTCTGATTGGCAATGCTGAAAGCCAGCCTCCATATATCAAGACACGCAATGTGTGGGGTGCCAGGTATGAGGCGGATCGCTTAGTGACTAGTACTGGCTGGAAAGAGTTGGGCAAATGGGGCCTTAAAAATGG CGTAGTTGGCCGGGGGTACGAAGATGAATTTGGACCATACCGACGGGTCGTGCAGCATGCCTT CAACTACATCTTCTCCGCAGCATCGGCCGCCTACTCGTGCCCAGTATCCATGACCTCCGGGGCAGCTCGCTTGTTCCGGCACCAGCTGCCTTCTGTGCCCGCCGACCATCCATTTCATGAGCTCTATGCAAAACTAATTGCCCGCGAGAACAGTTGGGTTTCAGCTCAGTGGATGACCGAGCGCCCCGGGGGAAGTGACGTCCGAAATAGCGAAACTGTCGCCGTTTACTCCCCGCTGGCATCTAAAACGGGTCGATTCGGAAATATGGAGGAAGGAGACTACTTGGTATCTGGCTTCAAGTTCTTCTGCAGCGCCACGGACTGCAATATCATTCTGCTTTTGGCAAAGACCGAGTCTGGAGAACTTTCGCTCTTTGTGGCACCGACCAAGAAAACGGCCTTTGATGCCAACGGCGACAAGAAAGAGGTTTCGAATGGGATTCGCATTCATCGACTTAAAAACAAGATGGGCACCAAGGAGCTCCCCACGGCTGAGGTCGAACTAAAGGATGTGCGCGCACATCTCGTCGGCCCCAAAGACCGTGGCATTGCTACAATTGCTTTGCTGTTGAATACTACGCGCACTCACAACTTTATCACGGCGGTTTCGTGCCTGCGCCGAGCTCTGGACATCGCCAAGGCATTTGCCCGAGCACGTACGACGATTGACCAGCCTCTGTGGACGTTCCCCATGCATTTGAACGTTCTGTCTCAACTTGAGGTCAAGCATCGAGGCTGGCTACAGCTGGCCTTCTTTACTTCGTCGCTGCTTGGCTTTGTTGATAATGGTTTCCCCACGGGTATTCCAGCGCACTACAAGGTGTTGGCGGCATCTCCAAATGCCGCTTTAGTGGCCTTGCGAGTCCTAACCTCAACATCTAAGGCTGTAGTCTGTAAGTCTGCCACATTGGCATTCCAAGAGTGCCAGGAGGCAATGGGTGGTGTTGGCTATATGG ATGAGCCGGAAGAACCAGAGTTCAACGTGAGCCGATTGTGGCGTGACACTGCGAGTAACAGTGTCTGGGAAGGCACCACCAACGTTCTTGCCAGCGAAACTGTGCGGCATCTGATGAATGGCCGCAATCTTGAAATTTTCGGATCCTGGATCACCGATGCAGCTGCCCAGGTGTCGGAGCCTGCATTCCGAGCGGCTCTCGAGAATGTTTGGTCTGCTTTACGAGAGAAGCTGGCCGCTGGGCAGGACAAGCGTGGTCTTTCCGGTGTATTGAGCATTGGTCGTCAGATCATGTTTACTCTGGCTTGGCTCGTGAGTGGCATTTTGCTTGTATTAGACGCACAACGCGATACCGACGGAGTTGCTCGCGAGGTCGCTCGTAGATGGGTACTGGAAGGACAGGGTGTGCCGGGGGAATTCGCATTCACAGACCTCATCTACCAGCGCTCAGCTTCGGTACAGGACAAGAGGCCAACTGAGAGGGAGCGAACACAGTGGGATTGTCGCATTGTTTGGGATATGGATCTCCCATCAACTGCTTCCGCAGGATTCCGGGCGGCGAAGATCTGA
- a CDS encoding uncharacterized protein (ID:PFLUO_007105-T1.cds;~source:funannotate) has translation MAKANLSDRLSGTWLITVITIANACSMAWFGYDQGVFSGVLISADFIKHFPQTQNSNISGITSSCFSLGAFFGAGFAFTLGDKLGRKKTIALGLACNTVGAILQVVSWDFSQLIVGRVVNGFGMGLTSSTCPVYQAECSKPRIRGKLVAVGSVSNTAAFCLANWMNFGLYFQGRALQWRFPLGFQLIFPLIVVLALLFIPESPRWLLLKDRHDEALRIIARLEGNNKSLHDPDVTAQFLSIQSALEVERKDRVPAMDVLMCRDRTQNLRRLLLSCGTQFMQQFSGVNALGYYLPTLLQESVGLGEEESRLLTAVNGTTYLLAAFCCLLIIDRFGRRKLMLYGSVTMGACYLVAAICLKTGESDPSRKRLMGQVTTAMFFLYYFFYGTSFAKVPWVYNSEVNSLGWRTRGAAAATATNWMGGFIVTQFTSVGVNNLHWRFYLIFAIIAWCFFPIVFVLYPETSRRTLEDMDEIFIQNPSLIVCGKRELTQRERPQAFIDAEGDRIAENTEMGREIMKSATASHLERV, from the exons ATGGCAAAAGCCAATCTTTCAGACCGGCTCAGTGGGACATGGCTTATCACTGTCATTACGATTGCAAATGCTTG CTCTATGGCATGGTTTGGCTACGACCAGGGAGTATTTTCCGGAGTCCTCATCTCCGCCGATTTTATAAAGCATTTTCCCCAAACCCAGAATTCCAACATCTCCGGGATTACTTCGAGCTGCTTCTCT CTTGGTGCCTTTTTTGGTGCCGGTTTTGCCTTCACACTAGGTGATAAGCTTGGCCGCAAGAAGACAATTGCTCTCGGACTTGCCTGCAACACCGTTGGCGCAATTTTGCAGGTTGTCTCATGGGATTTCTCTCAATTGATTGTCGGTCGCGTTGTCAATGGATTCGGGATGGGCCTGACTTCTTCCACATGTCCCGTTTACCAGGCTGAGTGCTCAAAGCCTCGGATACGTGGTAAGCTGGTTGCAGTGGGCTCCGTTTCCAACACTGCTGCTTTTTGTCTCGCCAATTGGATGAATTTTGGCCTGTATTTCCAGGGCCGAGCGCTTCAGTGGAGATTTCCGCTTGGCTTTCAGCTCATATTTCCCTTAATAGTTGTTTTGGCACTTCTTTTCATTCCGGAATCACCGAGATGGCTGCTACTCAAGGATCGCCATGACGAGGCGCTCCGGATTATTGCCAGATTGGAAGGTAACAACAAGAGTCTTCACGATCCCGATGTCACAGCCCAGTTCCTATCTATTCAGTCAGCGCTGGAGGTTGAGCGCAAAGACCGCGTGCCCGCTATGGATGTATTGATGTGTCGCGACAGGACGCAAAACCTTCGCCGGCTGCTATTATCTTGTGGTACTCAGTTCATGCAACAGTTCAGTGGAGTGAATGCTCTGGGATACTACCTTCCCACCTTGCTTCAGGAGAGTGTCGGGCtaggagaagaagagagtcGTCTTCTCACTGCTGTCAACGGAACTACTTACCTCCTCGCTGCATTCTGCTGTCTGCTGATCATTGATCGATTTGGTCGTCGCAA GCTCATGCTCTATGGGTCCGTCACTATGGGAGCGTGCTATTTGGTTGCAGCTATCTGCCTCAAGACTGGCGAGAGCGATCCTTCGCGCAAAAGACTT ATGGGACAAGTGACAACGGCCATGTTTTTTCTGTATTACTTCTTCTACGGAACAAGCTTTGCCAAGGTTCCATGGGTATACAACTCGGAAGTGAATTCGCTTGGCTGGCGAACTCGAGGTGCTGCCGCAGCAACTGCAACCAACTGGATGGGTGGCTTTATCGTCACTCAATTCACCAGCGTTGGCGTTAACAATCTTCACTGGCGGTTCTATTTGA TCTTTGCAATCATCGCGTGGTGCTTTTTCCCAATAGTCTTTGTTCTCTATCCCGAGACCTCGCGACGTACACTGGAGGATATGGATGAAATTTTCATCCAAAACCCATCTTTGATTGTGTGTGGGAAACGTGAACTGACCCAACGCGAGCGTCCCCAGGCTTTCATCGACGCGGAAGGGGATCGAATTGCAGAGAATACGGAGATGGGAAGGGAGATAATGAAGAGTGCAACGGCTTCTCACCTTGAGCGGGTTTAG